The Clostridiisalibacter paucivorans DSM 22131 genome has a segment encoding these proteins:
- a CDS encoding sigma-70 family RNA polymerase sigma factor produces the protein MNDREHILIKKSIKGDIDAFEKLIEKHEKRAYNIALKMLKNPDDAMDVSQEALIKVYRYIKGFNEKSSFSTWLYRIVVNTCIDYLRKNKERHYSLDNPINTSEGEIKREVADDTSSPEKELEKTLNKELIHSSINKLEDIHKTVIILRDIEGFSYEEIAKILDCSLGTVKSRIKRGRDNLKQIIVKEMEHYDETVV, from the coding sequence ATGAATGATAGAGAACATATATTGATAAAAAAGAGTATAAAAGGGGATATTGATGCTTTTGAAAAATTGATAGAAAAACATGAGAAAAGGGCTTATAATATAGCTTTGAAAATGTTAAAAAATCCAGATGATGCAATGGATGTATCTCAAGAAGCATTAATTAAAGTATATAGATATATTAAAGGTTTTAATGAAAAATCAAGTTTTTCTACATGGTTATATAGAATAGTAGTGAATACATGTATAGATTATTTAAGAAAAAACAAGGAAAGACATTATTCTTTAGATAACCCTATTAATACTTCGGAAGGAGAAATAAAGAGGGAAGTTGCTGATGATACAAGTAGTCCCGAAAAAGAATTAGAAAAAACATTAAATAAAGAATTGATACATAGTTCTATAAATAAACTAGAAGATATTCATAAAACAGTTATAATTTTAAGGGATATTGAAGGTTTTAGCTATGAAGAAATAGCAAAAATATTAGATTGTTCCCTTGGAACTGTAAAATCAAGAATTAAAAGAGGAAGGGACAACCTAAAACAAATTATAGTTAAAGAGATGGAACATTATGATGAAACTGTCGTCTAA
- a CDS encoding lytic transglycosylase domain-containing protein — protein sequence MGIYVFRVKRLITILLIIILFFLLILFYKDIGRILFPIKYRGYIDEYAYKYSIDPLLVASIIKTESGYDKDALSSKGAMGLMQILPSTGKWAAENLKLENFNEEKLYNPETNIMIGCWYINNLNNQFDDELRLVLAAYNGGSGNVSKWLKNEKYSNDGKELNKIPFKETEDYIEKVLKTYKLYKIFYR from the coding sequence TTGGGAATCTATGTATTTAGGGTTAAAAGACTAATAACTATTTTATTGATCATAATATTGTTTTTTTTGTTAATATTATTTTATAAAGATATAGGTAGGATATTGTTTCCAATAAAATATAGAGGTTATATTGATGAATATGCGTATAAATACAGTATAGATCCATTGCTTGTAGCTTCCATAATAAAAACTGAAAGTGGATATGATAAAGACGCACTATCATCAAAGGGGGCTATGGGTCTTATGCAGATTCTACCAAGTACAGGGAAGTGGGCTGCTGAAAATTTAAAATTAGAGAATTTTAATGAAGAAAAATTATACAATCCTGAGACTAATATTATGATTGGATGTTGGTATATAAATAATTTAAACAATCAGTTTGACGATGAATTGAGATTAGTACTTGCTGCTTATAACGGTGGAAGCGGTAATGTATCTAAGTGGTTAAAAAACGAAAAGTATAGTAATGATGGAAAGGAATTAAATAAAATTCCTTTTAAAGAAACAGAAGATTATATAGAAAAGGTACTTAAAACATATAAATTATATAAAATTTTTTATAGATAA
- a CDS encoding phage portal protein — MNKLNKYISDTYNNNPFWFAEEVKQAHHISRISKVLDNKNYLDGKNHKVLEREDIVYKDKELKVSKMILQTAKSIVRTHNSYIVGKRVSLTGTDDKVKVYNRVFRRGKFHSTNYKIVDKINKYGDVFEYVYYKDGRITSKLIPSEDSYPVYDNTGDYVGFIEYYTDALSNIEYYTVYSSDKVDRWTNKGGNYIKDDSVVNLTGLPIHYHNVNDTDDYFGRSLLEDIKPILNKVEYLLNKMDDAITILSLNPISYTTGQRIEGTIDADAVGYMLSLDDGDFKYAVANLDSNSIKMLYNALVEQLVVISGVPSHMFGQSNIANVSEVSLKILYQNLDNMARELEVYLRDGFDTRADKIDILLNKQGIKFNVDDYIDVEFNYNRPIDESERIDQLSKQYQDGALSIRTYIEKSPLTSDIDTELKRIDHEG, encoded by the coding sequence ATGAATAAATTAAATAAATATATAAGTGATACATATAATAATAATCCTTTTTGGTTTGCAGAAGAAGTTAAACAAGCACATCATATAAGCAGAATAAGTAAGGTGTTAGACAATAAAAATTATTTAGATGGTAAGAACCACAAGGTATTAGAAAGGGAAGATATAGTTTACAAGGATAAGGAACTTAAAGTAAGCAAAATGATATTACAGACGGCTAAATCAATAGTTCGTACACATAATAGTTATATTGTAGGTAAGAGGGTTAGTTTAACTGGTACAGATGATAAAGTTAAGGTATATAATCGTGTATTTAGACGTGGTAAATTCCATAGTACCAATTACAAGATCGTTGACAAGATTAATAAATATGGTGATGTATTTGAATATGTATATTACAAGGATGGAAGGATTACATCAAAGTTAATCCCAAGCGAGGACAGTTATCCTGTTTACGATAATACAGGGGACTATGTGGGCTTTATAGAATACTATACAGATGCACTATCAAATATAGAATACTATACTGTATATAGTAGTGATAAAGTTGATAGATGGACTAATAAGGGTGGCAATTACATTAAGGATGATAGTGTAGTTAATTTAACTGGATTACCTATTCATTACCATAATGTAAATGATACTGATGATTATTTTGGTAGAAGTTTATTAGAGGATATAAAGCCAATATTAAATAAGGTGGAGTATTTGCTTAACAAGATGGATGATGCTATAACTATATTATCACTAAATCCTATTAGTTATACTACTGGACAGAGGATAGAAGGGACAATAGATGCAGATGCAGTAGGTTATATGTTGTCATTGGATGATGGGGACTTTAAGTATGCAGTGGCTAATTTGGACTCTAATAGTATTAAGATGTTATATAATGCTTTAGTTGAACAGTTGGTGGTTATTAGTGGTGTACCTTCACATATGTTCGGACAGTCAAATATAGCCAATGTTAGTGAGGTTAGTTTAAAGATACTATATCAAAATCTAGATAATATGGCTAGGGAATTAGAGGTTTATCTTAGAGATGGGTTTGATACAAGAGCAGATAAGATAGATATACTATTAAATAAGCAGGGTATAAAGTTTAATGTAGATGATTATATTGATGTAGAGTTTAATTATAACCGTCCTATTGATGAGTCAGAGAGGATAGACCAATTATCTAAACAGTATCAAGATGGTGCATTAAGTATAAGGACATATATAGAAAAATCACCATTGACAAGTGATATAGATACAGAACTAAAACGAATAGACCATGAAGGGTAG
- a CDS encoding Ig-like domain-containing protein, which translates to MLNPLKTQFLYHLKKFGYTATLNGVEDIRIFTKEYNDAVSTKDHKYLFTEKGKVKQGDYINLLGLDYLVIHEDESTNNVYTKFIVRRIKYIVKFIIDREVHFIPVVINEGIQDIESNQYFQTGKGELVLLLKEDTTTSKINVKDRFIKMNSAWAITNITSTEKGILKIYATMDTFNADDDKELEIADRWKFEDTYTIAISNQVGTITTDDTVQLDIVAKKNDIVVENPTLTFTSSDDTVVTVDANGLVTPIRAGTVDITVNYQNVSDTITINIEEAIVNNYTIQLENSLNDPRVIIDYENTFTAKVYNNDTLVDEPVDFAITGDTDNLEIISQTDKDITLKGLDFGNITLTVTLRSDNTVSISKDMPIEYIY; encoded by the coding sequence ATGTTAAATCCGTTAAAAACTCAATTTTTATATCATTTGAAAAAATTTGGCTATACTGCTACTTTGAATGGTGTAGAAGATATACGAATATTTACGAAAGAGTACAACGATGCAGTATCGACAAAAGACCATAAGTATCTATTTACAGAAAAAGGAAAGGTTAAGCAAGGAGATTATATAAACTTATTAGGATTAGATTATCTAGTAATACATGAAGATGAGTCAACAAATAATGTATATACTAAATTTATAGTAAGGAGAATTAAATATATTGTTAAATTTATAATAGATAGGGAAGTACATTTTATTCCAGTTGTTATTAATGAAGGAATACAAGATATAGAAAGTAATCAGTATTTTCAAACTGGAAAAGGAGAGTTAGTATTATTGTTAAAAGAGGATACAACGACAAGTAAAATAAATGTTAAAGACAGATTTATCAAAATGAATAGTGCATGGGCTATAACAAACATAACAAGTACAGAAAAAGGAATATTAAAAATATATGCTACAATGGATACATTTAATGCCGATGATGATAAAGAACTAGAAATAGCAGATAGGTGGAAATTTGAGGATACATATACAATTGCCATAAGTAATCAAGTAGGAACTATAACCACCGATGATACAGTACAACTGGATATAGTAGCAAAGAAAAATGATATAGTTGTAGAAAATCCTACATTAACATTTACAAGTAGCGATGATACAGTTGTTACAGTAGATGCTAATGGACTTGTTACGCCAATAAGAGCAGGGACAGTAGATATAACTGTTAATTATCAAAATGTAAGTGATACAATAACAATAAATATAGAAGAAGCGATAGTAAATAATTATACTATTCAATTAGAAAATTCACTTAATGACCCTAGAGTAATAATAGATTACGAAAATACATTTACTGCTAAAGTTTATAATAATGATACTTTGGTTGATGAGCCAGTAGATTTTGCTATCACAGGAGATACTGACAATTTAGAAATAATATCCCAAACTGATAAGGACATAACATTAAAAGGTTTAGATTTTGGCAATATAACACTTACTGTAACGTTAAGAAGTGACAATACGGTTAGCATAAGTAAAGATATGCCAATAGAATATATTTATTAA
- a CDS encoding SIMPL domain-containing protein: protein MFNRKTFILSIVLLLVLTVGYLIGGISLNNNEVLASTEADMGNTITVSGEGTIKVDPDIAFLNIGVETENKDSQKAQEENMNKMNKIIEELKKQGIDEKNIKTVTYDIITKRNYNKDDGTNEIYGYIVRNIVEVKINDIDKVGKIIDAVSNIGSNYIRNIRFGIEKEEDYYIDALQLAIKNAEEKAKAMGQTIGVEVNKPYKVIEDSRMNYSVRNYAMDTVMKVKENTPVSSGQLEINASVNIIYKY from the coding sequence ATGTTCAATAGAAAGACATTTATATTATCAATAGTTTTATTACTGGTATTAACTGTAGGTTATCTCATAGGAGGTATTAGTTTAAATAATAATGAAGTTTTGGCTTCAACAGAGGCTGATATGGGTAATACAATAACAGTAAGCGGAGAAGGAACTATAAAAGTAGACCCTGATATTGCATTTTTAAATATTGGAGTAGAGACGGAGAATAAAGATAGTCAAAAGGCACAAGAAGAAAATATGAATAAGATGAATAAAATTATTGAAGAATTAAAAAAACAAGGAATTGATGAAAAGAATATTAAGACAGTGACATATGATATAATAACAAAAAGAAATTATAATAAAGATGATGGAACTAATGAAATTTATGGGTACATTGTAAGAAATATTGTAGAGGTTAAGATAAATGATATAGATAAAGTAGGTAAAATTATAGATGCAGTTTCAAATATAGGTTCTAATTACATTAGAAATATAAGGTTTGGTATAGAAAAAGAAGAAGATTATTATATAGATGCACTGCAACTGGCCATAAAAAATGCTGAAGAAAAAGCTAAAGCCATGGGACAGACTATTGGAGTAGAAGTTAATAAACCTTATAAGGTGATAGAAGATTCAAGAATGAATTATTCAGTAAGAAATTATGCTATGGATACTGTAATGAAAGTAAAAGAAAATACTCCAGTATCTAGTGGTCAGTTAGAGATAAACGCATCTGTAAATATTATATATAAATACTAA
- a CDS encoding nicotinate phosphoribosyltransferase: MKDIRNLKDVEKCEIDSENRLLYSATHEDILNGLTTDIYFLRTQDILDYMGISEKIVTAEIFARKKGIFVGIEEVKNILKDKNIEMWALEEGEEFGPKDTLVRIKGPYKEFGIYESVILGCLASPSGWATASKEIKEACGDKNFVCFGTRHLHPAVAPVMERAARIGGASAVSNILTAKLIDEEPSGTLPHASFLLAGDTLEVAKAYDEIMPPEHKRIVLVDTFKDEIEESLRLAKELGKNLYGIRLDTPSERGGVTVELVKELRARLDLAGYPWVKIFVSGGLKPEKISQLSEAGADAFGVGSYISGAPGIDMTMDIKEVEGEPIAKRGRVPGIIENPKLKKMI; encoded by the coding sequence ATGAAAGATATAAGAAACTTAAAAGATGTAGAAAAATGTGAAATAGACTCTGAGAATAGGCTGTTGTATTCAGCTACTCATGAGGATATACTCAATGGATTGACAACAGATATATATTTTCTTAGAACACAGGATATTTTAGATTATATGGGAATTTCTGAAAAAATTGTTACAGCGGAAATATTTGCAAGGAAAAAGGGTATTTTTGTAGGTATTGAAGAAGTAAAAAACATTTTAAAAGATAAAAATATTGAGATGTGGGCATTAGAAGAAGGAGAAGAATTTGGACCTAAAGATACTTTGGTAAGAATAAAGGGTCCTTATAAAGAATTTGGCATATATGAATCAGTGATATTAGGTTGCCTTGCTAGTCCTAGTGGATGGGCTACAGCATCTAAAGAAATTAAAGAAGCATGTGGAGATAAAAATTTTGTTTGTTTTGGTACTAGACATTTACATCCAGCTGTAGCACCTGTAATGGAGAGAGCAGCAAGAATAGGTGGAGCAAGTGCAGTAAGCAATATATTGACTGCAAAATTAATTGATGAAGAGCCATCGGGTACATTACCTCATGCATCATTTTTATTAGCAGGAGATACTTTAGAGGTTGCTAAAGCTTATGATGAGATAATGCCTCCAGAACATAAGCGTATAGTTCTTGTAGATACATTTAAAGATGAAATTGAAGAATCCTTGAGGCTAGCTAAAGAGCTAGGTAAGAATTTATATGGGATTAGATTGGATACACCTAGTGAAAGGGGAGGAGTTACTGTAGAATTAGTAAAAGAGCTCAGGGCTAGACTAGATTTAGCTGGATATCCATGGGTTAAAATATTTGTATCAGGGGGACTAAAACCTGAGAAAATAAGTCAATTGTCAGAGGCAGGAGCAGATGCATTTGGTGTTGGCAGCTATATCTCGGGAGCACCAGGTATAGATATGACTATGGATATAAAAGAAGTAGAGGGCGAACCTATAGCAAAACGAGGAAGGGTACCAGGCATTATTGAAAACCCTAAATTAAAAAAGATGATTTAA
- a CDS encoding DUF4349 domain-containing protein: MDCKDFEKKVSLYIDGYIDDIEKKEFELHIMECDKCKKSYKKTIEILKTLRQYPEEDLPKNFKESLHKKLAKESTKSNKKQRFGNWKIIASIAAIIIFVVSIPTLIQLNPKDIYDKSITEQSIEMNENSSIQEQGTKNAAFRADNVEGIKPSTKSGSTDKKVNRKIIQNGRIQINIDDYEEVVNGLKQYINENKGYIENLETMYHSYDRADKDNSLKYGNLIIRVPENTFDKIFSYLRNLGEVMDENISRNDITKEYYDTKSRIENLKIQEERLRDIMKSASKVEDILKIENELRRTREEIDINIGTVQNWDSLVNMSTITVEIREVKDLKKSITPIDNNIFKRSRDGFIETLNIVIGNLESGFIYIVSILPILVLILIGILIVLLIIKKYRKRRD, from the coding sequence ATGGACTGTAAAGATTTTGAAAAAAAAGTTTCCTTATATATAGATGGTTATATAGATGATATAGAAAAGAAAGAATTTGAACTTCATATAATGGAATGTGATAAGTGCAAAAAATCTTATAAAAAAACAATCGAAATTCTTAAGACATTGAGACAATATCCTGAAGAAGATTTACCTAAAAATTTTAAGGAAAGTCTTCATAAAAAATTAGCAAAAGAAAGTACAAAATCAAATAAAAAGCAGAGATTTGGAAATTGGAAAATAATAGCCTCCATAGCTGCTATAATTATATTTGTTGTTTCTATCCCTACTTTAATACAATTAAACCCAAAAGATATTTATGATAAGTCAATTACTGAGCAATCTATTGAAATGAATGAGAATTCCAGCATACAAGAACAAGGAACAAAAAATGCTGCTTTTAGAGCAGACAATGTTGAAGGAATTAAGCCATCTACAAAATCTGGATCAACGGATAAAAAAGTGAATAGAAAAATAATACAAAATGGAAGAATTCAAATAAATATAGATGATTACGAAGAAGTGGTAAATGGATTGAAACAATATATTAATGAGAATAAAGGGTATATAGAAAATTTGGAAACCATGTATCATAGTTATGACAGAGCAGATAAAGATAATTCTTTAAAATATGGGAATCTAATCATTAGAGTACCGGAAAACACATTTGATAAAATCTTCTCATATTTAAGAAATTTAGGAGAGGTTATGGATGAAAACATTTCTAGGAATGATATTACTAAGGAATATTATGATACTAAAAGTAGGATTGAAAATTTAAAAATTCAAGAAGAACGTTTAAGAGATATAATGAAAAGTGCTAGTAAGGTTGAGGATATACTAAAGATAGAAAATGAACTAAGAAGGACTAGAGAAGAAATAGATATTAATATAGGAACGGTACAAAATTGGGATAGTTTAGTTAATATGTCTACTATTACAGTAGAAATTAGAGAAGTTAAAGACTTAAAAAAATCAATAACTCCCATAGATAATAACATATTTAAAAGGTCTAGAGATGGTTTTATTGAAACTTTAAATATTGTTATAGGTAATTTAGAGAGTGGGTTTATTTATATAGTGTCTATATTACCTATATTGGTTTTAATTTTAATAGGTATTCTAATAGTATTATTAATAATAAAAAAATATAGAAAAAGGAGAGATTAA
- the polA gene encoding DNA polymerase I, with protein MDKEKLLLIDGNSLLHRAFHALPPLKTNDGVYTNGVYGFLTMLYKILEEHEPDYIAVAFDKKSPTFRHKEYDNYKAGRKETPNQLKSQFPILKEILDKMNICRIEIDGYEADDIVGTLAKFGEKKDFNVIAFTGDKDYLQLISDSTKVAITKKGISNIEIYDNKKMIERYGLDSKQFIDLKGLMGDKSDNIPGIPGIGEKTGIKLLKQYKSIDGIYQNIDNISGKMKERLIENRQQAIMSKRLVTIITNIPIDISIDSLKKEDPDSLGLYEIYRRLEFNSLLDKIDINEKEKDRFILKTDFNIIYDKEELYDVLDQVIDNGKFIFKFVVDGNDYLNDPILGVAIKCNESVSYYMEFKDNRDLFFKDKRVIDIFQDERIKKEGHNLKEDIIVLFKNDIEINGIYFDTVVGQYLINPSQNNYDIKHICTEYLNLELKSKEDILGKGKKSKTWSDLDIDKRGEFFCNIVDTVYRVETEMLKKISDYEMTELFFDVEIPLIEVLANMEYTGFKVDSNKLKELGKEFDEKIDGLKKNIYELSGEEFNINSPKQLGVILFEKLELPIIKKTKTGYSTSAEVLDKLKDKHPIIEKILEYRQIVKLKTTYVDGLLSLINNSDNRVHSSFNQTITTTGRISSTEPNLQNIPIKTEEGRKIRKVFIAEDDDFVLVDADYSQIELRVLGHISKDSKLMEAFFKSEDIHTKTASEVFGVSKDEVTSLMRSRAKAVNFGIIYGISDFGLSRDLKIPRKESKLYIDNYLKNYKKVKEYMEDIVKEGREKGFVKTILNRRRFLPEIKSKNFNVRSFGERMAMNTPIQGSAADIIKIAMVNVYKQLKCKNMKSKLILQVHDELIIEASKGEVEEVKNLLKNLMENAVELEVPLKVDMKTGDSWYETK; from the coding sequence TTGGATAAAGAAAAGTTATTATTGATAGATGGAAATAGTTTATTACATAGAGCATTTCATGCATTACCTCCTTTAAAAACTAATGATGGAGTGTATACCAATGGTGTATATGGATTTTTAACAATGCTATATAAAATTTTAGAGGAACATGAACCAGATTATATTGCGGTGGCATTTGATAAAAAATCCCCTACTTTTAGGCATAAAGAGTATGATAACTATAAAGCAGGCAGAAAAGAAACTCCAAACCAATTAAAAAGTCAATTCCCGATATTAAAAGAAATATTAGACAAGATGAATATATGTAGAATAGAAATCGATGGATATGAGGCAGATGATATTGTAGGTACATTGGCTAAGTTCGGAGAAAAAAAGGATTTTAATGTAATAGCTTTTACTGGAGACAAAGATTATCTACAGTTAATTAGTGATAGTACAAAAGTTGCTATAACAAAAAAAGGAATTTCAAATATAGAGATATATGACAATAAGAAGATGATAGAGAGGTATGGTTTGGATTCAAAGCAATTTATAGACTTAAAGGGACTTATGGGAGATAAGTCCGATAATATACCTGGTATCCCTGGAATAGGAGAAAAAACTGGAATAAAGCTTTTAAAACAATATAAATCTATTGATGGTATATATCAAAATATTGATAATATATCTGGAAAGATGAAAGAAAGACTTATAGAAAATAGACAGCAAGCTATAATGAGTAAAAGGTTAGTGACTATTATAACTAATATTCCAATAGATATTAGTATTGATAGCCTAAAAAAAGAAGATCCTGATTCATTGGGGTTATATGAAATATATAGAAGGTTAGAGTTTAATAGTCTTTTAGATAAGATAGATATAAATGAAAAAGAAAAAGACAGATTCATATTAAAGACAGATTTTAATATAATATATGACAAAGAAGAACTATACGATGTATTAGACCAAGTTATAGATAATGGAAAATTTATTTTTAAATTTGTAGTAGATGGAAATGACTACTTGAATGATCCCATATTAGGAGTAGCTATTAAGTGTAATGAAAGCGTATCGTATTATATGGAGTTTAAGGATAATAGAGATTTATTTTTCAAAGATAAAAGAGTTATAGATATTTTTCAAGATGAAAGAATAAAAAAAGAAGGACATAATCTTAAAGAAGATATAATAGTATTATTTAAAAATGATATAGAGATTAATGGTATATACTTTGATACAGTAGTAGGGCAATATTTAATAAATCCTTCTCAAAACAATTATGATATAAAACATATTTGTACAGAATATTTAAATCTAGAATTAAAGAGCAAAGAAGATATATTGGGTAAAGGTAAGAAAAGTAAAACATGGTCTGATTTAGACATTGATAAAAGAGGTGAATTTTTTTGCAATATAGTTGATACTGTATACAGAGTAGAAACAGAGATGTTGAAAAAAATAAGTGATTATGAAATGACAGAGTTATTTTTTGACGTGGAAATACCATTAATTGAAGTATTAGCTAATATGGAATATACTGGCTTCAAGGTAGATAGTAATAAACTTAAAGAATTAGGGAAAGAATTTGATGAAAAAATAGATGGCTTGAAGAAAAATATATACGAATTATCTGGTGAAGAGTTTAATATTAATTCACCAAAACAATTAGGGGTTATACTATTTGAAAAATTGGAGCTTCCTATAATTAAGAAAACTAAGACAGGATATTCTACAAGTGCTGAAGTTTTAGATAAATTAAAAGACAAACACCCAATAATAGAAAAAATATTAGAATATAGACAAATAGTTAAATTAAAAACTACGTATGTGGATGGATTACTGTCTTTAATTAATAATAGTGATAATAGAGTACACTCAAGTTTTAACCAAACTATAACTACCACAGGTAGAATAAGCAGTACCGAACCTAATTTACAGAATATACCTATAAAGACAGAGGAAGGACGAAAAATTAGGAAAGTTTTTATAGCAGAAGATGATGACTTTGTCCTTGTTGATGCTGATTATTCTCAGATAGAATTAAGGGTTTTAGGTCATATATCTAAAGATAGTAAATTGATGGAAGCCTTTTTTAAGAGTGAAGATATACATACGAAAACTGCTTCAGAAGTTTTTGGTGTTTCTAAAGATGAGGTTACATCTCTAATGAGAAGTAGAGCTAAAGCAGTTAATTTTGGAATAATATATGGGATAAGTGATTTTGGATTATCTAGGGACTTGAAAATACCTAGAAAAGAGTCAAAACTTTATATAGATAATTACCTTAAGAACTACAAAAAAGTTAAGGAATACATGGAAGATATAGTTAAAGAAGGAAGAGAAAAAGGGTTTGTTAAAACTATATTAAATAGAAGAAGATTTTTACCAGAGATTAAGTCTAAAAATTTTAATGTAAGATCTTTTGGTGAGCGAATGGCTATGAACACACCTATTCAAGGAAGTGCAGCAGACATAATAAAAATAGCCATGGTAAATGTTTATAAACAACTTAAGTGTAAAAATATGAAATCAAAATTAATTCTTCAAGTCCATGATGAATTAATCATAGAGGCTAGTAAAGGTGAAGTAGAAGAAGTAAAGAATCTTTTAAAAAATTTGATGGAAAATGCAGTTGAGTTGGAAGTACCATTAAAAGTGGATATGAAGACAGGTGATAGTTGGTATGAAACAAAGTAA
- the coaE gene encoding dephospho-CoA kinase (Dephospho-CoA kinase (CoaE) performs the final step in coenzyme A biosynthesis.) codes for MKQSNAIIGITGGIATGKSTVTKILLDKGFTVIDADKIAKKVVEIGEPCYVDIVDVFGKKILNEYLEIDRKKLGDIIFKDEEARKKLNRIVHPKVFDEIKKHINLNELKNKIIFLDIPLLIESIKEMGQNDIYADEIWLIYVELDTQIDRLMNRDKISKDEALMKINAQMSLEEKKQYADRIIYNDGTIEELKIKISKIIDEVEFKLV; via the coding sequence ATGAAACAAAGTAATGCTATTATAGGCATCACAGGAGGAATTGCTACAGGTAAAAGTACTGTGACAAAGATTCTTTTGGATAAAGGTTTTACTGTGATAGATGCTGATAAAATTGCTAAAAAAGTTGTGGAGATTGGTGAACCATGTTATGTTGATATAGTAGATGTTTTTGGCAAAAAAATATTAAATGAATATTTGGAGATAGATAGAAAGAAGTTAGGGGATATTATATTTAAAGATGAAGAAGCTAGAAAGAAGTTAAATAGGATAGTACATCCAAAAGTATTTGACGAGATAAAAAAACATATAAATCTTAATGAGTTAAAAAACAAAATAATATTTTTAGATATACCTCTTTTAATTGAATCTATTAAAGAAATGGGACAAAATGATATATATGCTGATGAAATATGGCTTATATATGTGGAGTTAGATACCCAAATAGATAGACTTATGAATAGAGACAAAATAAGCAAAGATGAAGCACTAATGAAAATAAATGCCCAAATGTCTTTGGAAGAAAAGAAACAATATGCAGATAGAATTATATACAACGATGGAACAATAGAAGAACTAAAGATTAAAATTTCAAAAATAATAGATGAAGTAGAATTTAAATTAGTATAA